Part of the Aquimarina sp. MAR_2010_214 genome is shown below.
ACAAAAAGATTAGAATCAAAAGTATTAAAAACGAATTCTATTAACTTTCTTGCAATTCCTTGTCTAAAAAAACAAGGATTAACAACCAAGCTATGAATATCTGTAAGCTTATTGTTATGTTCGATTTCAATTACTCCAGCAAGTTCTCCATCTTTTAAGTAACCGAAAAACTCTGTATTACAATTTACATAATTTTCAAGAGGTCTTTTCAAAGGTGGAAAATTAGTAGTGTTTAATAATTCTGCTTCTATTTTATATGATAATTGAAAAACTGAACGTATTCTTTTAGATACTTCTATGTCTTTATTTTGAAGTCTTTTGATCATTTTTTGTAATAGTTTATTTTAATTAAGCACAACAACGTCTCTTGCATATTGCGTTTGTTTCATGAAGGGGGCATATATAATATATAAATTCCTGTAATGTGTTTTATCTTTTTTGACTTTTGAAAAGATAGGTAAATTCAATTCCAATTCCCACACTCAATTCATTAAAGTCGTTCACTTTGTAATATTTAAGAAATCCATAAACTTTTTTGTATTGTTTTTTAATTTCTGTGTGATATTCAGTCAAGTTTCTGTAAATAGTTGTTTTTGTGAACACTGACATTAAAAAAGGCCGTCCAATCCAAGTTCTAATTCCAAGTGTTGTACCAATAGAATTTATATTTTTGTTTTCTATTGTATTTACAAAGTCAATTTTACTGGCACCTATAATTGCACTTATTTTATTAAAATTAAGATTTGTTTCGATGGAGTAAGCAGATAGATCAATCTTATCATCAAAGTCTAAATTTCGATAGGAGGAATTAATATCGACATTAAAATCACAACTCACAAAAAGGTGTTCTAAATTTAAATAAGCATTTACAAACCTGTTTTCCTCTAGATTAGTTTGAT
Proteins encoded:
- a CDS encoding GNAT family N-acetyltransferase, which encodes MIKRLQNKDIEVSKRIRSVFQLSYKIEAELLNTTNFPPLKRPLENYVNCNTEFFGYLKDGELAGVIEIEHNNKLTDIHSLVVNPCFFRQGIARKLIEFVFNTFDSNLFVVETGLENRPATELYKKFDFKEVKQWNTDHGIRKIKFERRINN
- a CDS encoding carboxypeptidase-like regulatory domain-containing protein, giving the protein MKKTLLLLLIFISGITFSQSKEYSGVVKAKGDNLPLPGVNIIIKGTKIGTQTDFDGNFKITVPDSLRVLSFSYLGFQALEFKLKNERNIEIALKEDCNIDWFDAQHIGFYLNSGVVNNPIGGQFHLTFPAIFGQPTLKSGIGYQTNLEENRFVNAYLNLEHLFVSCDFNVDINSSYRNLDFDDKIDLSAYSIETNLNFNKISAIIGASKIDFVNTIENKNINSIGTTLGIRTWIGRPFLMSVFTKTTIYRNLTEYHTEIKKQYKKVYGFLKYYKVNDFNELSVGIGIEFTYLFKSQKR